From a single Collimonas pratensis genomic region:
- a CDS encoding type IV pilin protein, protein MSKQGGRGFTLLELMAVVAMTAILSSMALSSYSEHLRRSERIAARAVLLEAAGWMERRFSVQHSYLGADGQIPILPAELGQSPRSGAAKHAISLAGGQTHAAAYQLQAAPVAADKCGTFTLDHTGARGLIGNDAPFAECWGR, encoded by the coding sequence ATGAGCAAGCAGGGCGGGCGCGGTTTCACTCTGCTGGAGTTGATGGCAGTAGTAGCAATGACAGCCATCTTGAGCAGTATGGCCTTATCCAGCTACAGCGAGCATCTCCGGCGCAGCGAACGGATTGCGGCCCGCGCCGTGCTGCTGGAAGCCGCCGGCTGGATGGAACGCCGTTTCTCGGTGCAGCACAGTTATCTCGGCGCCGATGGCCAGATCCCCATCCTGCCTGCGGAGCTGGGGCAGTCACCCAGGAGCGGCGCCGCGAAACATGCGATCAGCCTGGCAGGCGGCCAAACCCATGCCGCGGCCTATCAGTTGCAGGCGGCGCCGGTTGCGGCGGACAAATGCGGCACATTCACTTTGGACCACACCGGCGCCCGGGGACTGATCGGCAATGACGCCCCGTTCGCAGAATGCTGGGGGCGTTAA
- a CDS encoding TMEM175 family protein: MGKGRLEAFSDGVIAIIITIMVLELKVPHETSLPALWLIYPVFISYVLSFIYTGIYWNNHHHLLHAVQKISGPVLWANLHLLFWLSLIPFATGWMGENHFAEVPVALYGVVLMMAGIAYYILSSTLIKLHGADSALAKAVGNDFKGKISVVGYALAIPLSFVSRWIGLGLYVAVAIMWLIPDRRIEKVLGS; encoded by the coding sequence ATGGGCAAAGGTCGTCTGGAAGCCTTCAGCGATGGCGTCATCGCCATCATCATCACCATCATGGTGCTCGAGCTGAAAGTGCCGCACGAGACCAGCCTGCCGGCGCTGTGGCTGATCTACCCGGTGTTCATCAGCTATGTGTTGAGCTTCATCTACACGGGCATCTACTGGAACAATCATCACCACCTGCTGCACGCGGTGCAAAAGATCAGCGGTCCGGTGCTGTGGGCCAATCTGCACCTGCTGTTCTGGCTCTCGTTGATTCCCTTCGCCACCGGCTGGATGGGGGAAAACCATTTCGCCGAAGTGCCGGTCGCCCTGTATGGCGTGGTGCTGATGATGGCCGGGATTGCCTATTACATCCTGAGCAGCACGCTGATCAAGCTGCACGGCGCAGACTCCGCCCTGGCCAAGGCGGTCGGCAACGATTTCAAGGGCAAGATCTCGGTAGTCGGCTATGCCCTGGCGATACCGCTCAGTTTTGTCAGCCGCTGGATCGGGCTTGGACTTTACGTAGCGGTCGCCATCATGTGGCTGATCCCTGACCGGCGCATTGAAAAAGTACTCGGCAGCTGA
- a CDS encoding AI-2E family transporter, which translates to MIQRKPGEAEAVGKKAPNAQTAASIALYSLLVLLALWVMRDFIPAVVWAGVIAIALWPLLLRLETPHASRKRTIGVALLLTTAVALFVVLPFVLVITQAAHESHDFIEWFKQAEANGLPLPGLLEHLPFSAQQVTAWWQENLARPLHDSPFIKGLHVEAAVTAGRHFGALAAHGLILFGFMLMTLFVMFQAGSRMSGNLVKATRRAFGVDGALLAHQMTAAVRGTVAGLVVVGIGEGALLGIAYAIAGVPHATLLGLLTAIAAMLPFCAPIIFCGAALWLFAQGATVAAISVAVFGFVVVLIAEHFVRPLLIGSSTRLPFLLVLFGILGGAQTFGLLGLFIGPALMTVLTVLWRDWVGQD; encoded by the coding sequence ATGATCCAACGTAAACCAGGTGAAGCAGAAGCTGTCGGCAAGAAAGCACCGAACGCCCAGACCGCCGCCTCCATAGCGCTATACAGTCTGCTGGTTTTGCTGGCGCTATGGGTCATGCGCGATTTCATTCCTGCCGTAGTGTGGGCCGGGGTCATCGCCATCGCCCTCTGGCCGCTGTTGCTGCGGCTGGAAACGCCGCACGCATCGCGCAAGCGGACGATTGGCGTGGCCTTGCTGCTGACGACGGCGGTAGCCCTATTCGTGGTGCTGCCCTTTGTGCTGGTGATCACTCAGGCGGCGCACGAATCGCATGATTTCATCGAATGGTTCAAGCAGGCTGAAGCGAATGGCTTGCCGCTGCCCGGCCTGCTCGAACACTTGCCCTTCAGCGCGCAGCAGGTGACCGCCTGGTGGCAGGAAAACCTGGCCCGGCCTTTGCACGATTCACCCTTTATCAAGGGACTGCATGTCGAAGCGGCCGTCACCGCCGGCCGCCATTTCGGCGCGCTGGCGGCGCATGGGTTGATCCTGTTCGGCTTCATGCTGATGACGCTCTTCGTGATGTTCCAGGCCGGTTCTAGGATGAGCGGCAATCTCGTCAAAGCCACCCGTCGCGCCTTCGGCGTCGACGGCGCCCTGCTGGCGCACCAGATGACGGCAGCCGTGCGCGGCACTGTCGCCGGGCTGGTGGTAGTCGGGATAGGCGAAGGCGCGTTGCTGGGTATCGCCTACGCCATCGCCGGCGTGCCGCATGCCACCTTGCTTGGCCTGCTGACGGCGATCGCCGCCATGCTGCCGTTCTGCGCGCCGATCATTTTTTGCGGCGCCGCGCTCTGGCTGTTTGCGCAAGGCGCCACTGTAGCCGCCATCAGCGTGGCCGTCTTCGGCTTCGTCGTGGTCCTGATCGCCGAACACTTCGTACGGCCGCTGCTGATCGGCAGCTCCACCCGCCTGCCCTTCCTGCTGGTCCTGTTCGGCATCCTCGGCGGCGCCCAGACCTTCGGCCTGCTGGGTTTGTTCATCGGCCCGGCGCTGATGACCGTGCTGACAGTCTTGTGGCGTGATTGGGTGGGGCAAGACTGA
- a CDS encoding haloacid dehalogenase type II, translating to MKLDNVQALVFDVFGTVVNWRGGVAREAAPFLARHGVGEADPLAFADAWRNRYAPSMEEVRSGRRPFTRLDVLHRENLEATLPGFGIDPREVPTAELDELNLAWHRLDPWPDSVAGLTRLKARYIIAPLSNGNVILMIDMAKRAGLPWDAILGAEVTQAYKPMPQAYLRTAEILALQPEQVCLVAAHNGDLAAARKCGLKTAFVARPNEHGPGQTSDLVAEQAWDLVATDFGDLASQLGI from the coding sequence ATGAAATTGGACAATGTACAGGCCCTGGTTTTCGATGTGTTCGGCACAGTAGTGAATTGGCGCGGCGGCGTTGCACGAGAGGCGGCGCCTTTCCTGGCAAGGCATGGCGTTGGCGAGGCCGATCCGCTGGCTTTTGCCGATGCCTGGCGCAACCGGTATGCGCCCTCAATGGAAGAGGTCCGTAGCGGCCGGCGGCCCTTTACCCGGCTCGACGTACTGCATCGGGAGAACCTGGAGGCAACGTTGCCAGGATTTGGCATCGACCCGCGCGAGGTGCCGACAGCCGAACTCGATGAATTGAACCTGGCATGGCATCGACTCGATCCATGGCCCGACAGCGTGGCCGGGCTGACGCGCCTGAAAGCGCGCTACATCATTGCGCCGCTATCCAATGGCAATGTGATCCTGATGATCGACATGGCCAAACGCGCCGGCCTGCCTTGGGATGCGATACTCGGCGCCGAGGTAACGCAAGCCTATAAGCCTATGCCGCAGGCTTATCTGCGCACGGCGGAGATTCTGGCTCTGCAGCCGGAGCAGGTTTGCCTGGTAGCGGCCCACAACGGCGATCTCGCGGCGGCACGGAAGTGCGGCCTGAAGACAGCGTTCGTCGCCCGCCCTAACGAACATGGACCAGGCCAGACCAGCGACTTGGTTGCCGAGCAAGCCTGGGACCTGGTGGCCACGGATTTCGGCGACCTGGCCAGTCAGCTAGGCATATAA
- a CDS encoding histidine phosphatase family protein, protein MNLLASRAALLLIGVSLFCSAQAGTAATTPDVQTIVLLRHGEKPEAGLGQLNCQGLNRALALPRVLEAKYGKPDVIFAPDPATQKKDHGTRYDYVRPLATVEPSAIYFGLPVNAAIDFSKTDDLRNALLAPQYRRSLLVVGWEHKIIEKLARQIVVEYGGDRASVPHWEDSDFDSIYLLRIVRDSGGAKISFSVDKEGLNDRPLTCPGA, encoded by the coding sequence ATGAATCTCTTGGCATCACGCGCAGCTTTGCTCCTGATTGGCGTTTCCTTGTTCTGTAGTGCGCAGGCCGGCACGGCCGCCACAACTCCCGACGTCCAGACCATCGTCCTGCTGCGCCATGGCGAAAAGCCCGAAGCCGGCCTCGGGCAGCTGAATTGCCAGGGCCTCAACCGCGCGCTGGCCTTGCCGCGCGTACTCGAGGCGAAATACGGCAAGCCCGATGTCATCTTCGCCCCCGATCCCGCCACCCAAAAGAAAGACCACGGAACCCGCTACGACTATGTACGTCCGCTGGCCACGGTTGAGCCCAGCGCCATCTATTTCGGCCTGCCGGTGAATGCGGCTATCGATTTTTCCAAGACCGACGACCTGCGCAACGCGCTGCTGGCGCCGCAATACCGCCGCAGCCTGCTGGTGGTAGGCTGGGAGCACAAGATCATCGAGAAGCTGGCGCGCCAGATCGTGGTGGAATACGGTGGCGACCGCGCCAGCGTGCCGCACTGGGAAGACAGCGACTTCGACAGTATCTACCTGCTGCGCATTGTGCGCGATAGCGGCGGCGCCAAAATCAGCTTCAGCGTCGACAAGGAAGGCTTGAACGACCGTCCCTTGACCTGCCCCGGCGCCTAA
- a CDS encoding pilus assembly protein, translated as MNLLSACLCAIALILSPTCAAETPDEPPFIYVSSYEAESWLGHVKAYPLGADGVDNAPLWDAADLIPPWQMRRIGSTSGNANAIAFEWPQLDDAQRAVLLSENLLEYVRGNAALEAKHGVGNFRNRKGKLGDIMYSAPLYVGISDSAYQFLPAGAGGASYPDYVKSKQQRQAMLYVGANDGMLHAFDAFSGIEASAFIPQAVFSVLPDLSEDDYAHRPYVDGLLTVGDAYLETVGGAAWTSILLGATGGGARGLFALDVSAPPAVAPILWQRSAGNDGSGAGDDDMGYLFGEALAIRLANGDWAAIYGNGYQSENLDAVLYLVALSSGRLIRKITLGEGDAEAPNGLATPALVFNLQRTVSAAYAGDLQGRLWKIDLSATQPQRWKTALSGALFTAADSSGKRQSIAQQPLLEQHVKGGVLAMFSGGKPGDGRIPGAAQKQSLYGVWDKAASGPVTGRVQLQRQVLTEGSDGQWQLSSNAVNWGVSRGWYIDLPEKLGYVVGKLQIIDGVLWLLTYAPARDKSYLIAIDYNNGGATSDSAFAGDLKNTAVAEVPASIVTPMFIKLPDGRTQLVIAGRDGLPHAVDIVPVKQPPVRTWRQLPVPPSLLDPA; from the coding sequence ATGAATCTCCTGTCCGCCTGCCTCTGCGCCATTGCCTTGATTCTGTCCCCCACCTGCGCCGCCGAGACGCCGGACGAGCCGCCCTTCATCTATGTCAGCAGCTACGAAGCAGAATCATGGCTGGGACATGTCAAAGCCTATCCGCTCGGTGCAGACGGCGTTGACAACGCCCCACTATGGGATGCGGCCGACCTGATTCCGCCGTGGCAGATGCGCCGCATCGGCAGCACGTCGGGCAACGCAAACGCCATCGCATTTGAATGGCCGCAGCTGGACGACGCGCAAAGGGCTGTGTTGTTATCGGAAAATCTGCTGGAGTATGTGAGAGGCAATGCAGCGCTGGAAGCAAAGCACGGCGTCGGCAATTTTCGCAACCGCAAGGGCAAGCTGGGCGACATCATGTACTCCGCGCCGCTGTATGTCGGCATCTCCGATTCCGCCTATCAGTTCCTGCCGGCCGGCGCCGGCGGTGCAAGCTATCCCGACTACGTCAAAAGCAAGCAGCAGCGCCAGGCCATGCTGTACGTCGGCGCCAATGACGGCATGTTGCATGCTTTTGACGCATTCAGCGGGATCGAAGCCAGCGCCTTCATCCCACAAGCGGTGTTTTCCGTCCTACCCGATTTGAGCGAAGACGACTATGCACATCGTCCCTATGTGGATGGCTTGCTGACGGTCGGCGACGCGTATCTGGAAACCGTAGGCGGTGCGGCGTGGACTTCCATTTTGCTGGGCGCCACCGGCGGTGGCGCCAGAGGTTTGTTTGCGCTTGATGTCAGCGCCCCGCCGGCTGTCGCACCTATACTGTGGCAACGAAGTGCCGGCAACGATGGCAGCGGGGCCGGCGATGACGACATGGGGTACTTGTTCGGGGAAGCGCTCGCCATCCGACTGGCGAATGGCGACTGGGCCGCTATCTACGGCAACGGCTATCAAAGCGAAAATCTGGACGCCGTGTTGTATCTGGTCGCATTATCCAGCGGCCGTCTGATCAGGAAAATTACGCTCGGCGAGGGAGATGCCGAAGCACCGAACGGCCTGGCGACGCCGGCCTTGGTGTTCAATCTGCAACGGACGGTCAGCGCAGCCTACGCCGGTGATTTACAAGGGCGGCTCTGGAAAATCGACCTCAGCGCGACTCAGCCCCAGCGTTGGAAAACGGCTTTGAGCGGAGCCTTGTTCACGGCAGCCGACAGCAGCGGCAAGCGACAATCGATTGCGCAACAGCCCTTGCTTGAGCAGCACGTCAAAGGCGGTGTTCTGGCCATGTTCAGCGGCGGCAAGCCCGGCGACGGCCGGATACCGGGGGCGGCGCAAAAGCAAAGCTTGTATGGGGTCTGGGACAAGGCCGCAAGCGGCCCCGTGACCGGCAGAGTGCAGTTACAGCGGCAAGTATTGACGGAAGGCAGCGATGGCCAGTGGCAGCTGAGCAGCAATGCCGTCAATTGGGGTGTATCGCGCGGCTGGTATATCGACTTGCCGGAAAAACTCGGTTACGTCGTCGGCAAGCTGCAGATCATCGACGGTGTGCTGTGGCTGCTGACCTATGCGCCCGCGCGGGACAAATCCTATCTCATTGCGATCGACTACAACAACGGCGGCGCTACCAGCGACAGCGCATTCGCCGGCGATCTGAAAAATACCGCGGTAGCCGAAGTTCCCGCATCCATCGTCACGCCGATGTTCATCAAGCTGCCAGACGGCCGCACACAGCTGGTGATCGCCGGTCGCGACGGCTTGCCGCATGCGGTCGATATCGTGCCGGTGAAGCAGCCGCCGGTGCGGACCTGGCGTCAGCTGCCGGTGCCGCCGTCGCTGCTCGACCCGGCTTAG
- a CDS encoding DUF1294 domain-containing protein, translating into MRHQGKITSWKDGKGFGFVATNGKSEKAFIHIKAFADHSRRPAEGDLISYELILEQNGRFRADKVRFAGSAASAPTPAKSAWLPLIFAAVFCCLLLLAGFLGKLPLAFAGLYLVASVVAFVAYAIDKSAAQSRQWRIKESNLHILALLGGWPGALLAQKLLRHKTRKEQFQTVFWLTVLLNCCALGWLFTDSGSALIRPLVHA; encoded by the coding sequence ATGCGCCACCAAGGAAAAATCACCAGCTGGAAGGATGGCAAGGGCTTTGGCTTTGTCGCCACCAATGGGAAAAGCGAAAAGGCCTTCATCCATATCAAGGCGTTTGCCGACCACAGCCGGCGGCCTGCCGAAGGGGATCTCATCAGCTATGAGCTGATCCTGGAGCAAAACGGGCGCTTTCGTGCGGATAAGGTCCGCTTTGCGGGAAGTGCGGCGAGCGCTCCAACGCCGGCCAAGTCTGCTTGGCTTCCGCTCATTTTCGCCGCTGTCTTTTGCTGCCTGCTGCTGCTCGCCGGTTTTTTGGGGAAGCTGCCGTTGGCGTTTGCCGGTCTCTATCTTGTGGCCAGTGTGGTCGCCTTTGTCGCCTATGCCATCGACAAATCGGCGGCGCAAAGCCGGCAATGGCGCATCAAGGAAAGCAATTTGCACATCCTGGCTTTGCTCGGCGGCTGGCCGGGGGCCTTGCTGGCGCAAAAGCTGCTGCGCCATAAAACCAGGAAGGAACAATTCCAGACGGTCTTTTGGCTGACTGTGCTGCTCAATTGTTGTGCACTGGGCTGGCTCTTTACCGACAGCGGATCGGCTCTCATCCGGCCGTTGGTGCATGCCTGA
- the fic gene encoding protein adenylyltransferase Fic, producing MTIPIPAWRADQPYNELPQLPPAMDLETKPVLKRCLAARVALAELKQAAELIPNQTMLVNIIPLLESKDSSAIEGIVTTTDLIFKHAQGSDVHVDGATKEALRYRTALRTGFHSLQERPLCTATAIEICRILKGADMNIRRLPGTQLANDQSGEVIYTPPVGEATLRSLLGNWEKFLHSEVDLDPLVRMAVGHYQFEAIHPFADGNGRTGRVLNILFLIHEELLSLPILYLSRYITANKADYYRLLLGVTREGAWEPWIMYMLQAVEETSKWTTAKISAIRDLAEVTVDYVKEQLPKIYTRELVDVIFEQPYCRIANLVDKKIAQRQAASRYLKDLVTIGVLREIEVGKEKIFIHPKLMRLLTQDNNIIVPYIARPAN from the coding sequence ATGACTATTCCCATACCTGCTTGGCGAGCCGATCAGCCTTACAACGAACTTCCGCAGTTGCCGCCGGCGATGGACTTGGAAACCAAGCCGGTATTGAAGCGTTGTCTCGCCGCCCGTGTCGCGCTGGCAGAGCTCAAACAAGCTGCAGAGTTGATACCTAATCAGACTATGCTGGTCAATATCATACCGCTGCTTGAGTCTAAAGATAGCTCAGCGATCGAGGGTATTGTCACAACCACCGACTTGATCTTTAAGCATGCCCAGGGAAGTGACGTCCACGTAGACGGCGCGACGAAAGAAGCATTGCGCTATCGAACCGCGCTTCGCACAGGCTTCCATTCGCTACAAGAAAGGCCGCTCTGTACTGCGACGGCGATCGAAATCTGTCGCATCTTGAAAGGCGCTGACATGAATATTCGACGCCTTCCCGGGACTCAACTGGCCAATGATCAGAGCGGTGAAGTGATTTATACACCGCCGGTCGGCGAGGCTACTCTACGCAGCCTGCTGGGCAATTGGGAAAAATTTCTCCACAGCGAGGTCGACCTTGATCCTCTGGTACGAATGGCTGTAGGACATTACCAGTTCGAAGCGATTCACCCTTTCGCCGACGGTAATGGCCGTACTGGCCGGGTACTGAACATTCTATTCCTCATTCATGAAGAGCTGCTCAGCCTGCCGATCTTGTACCTGAGTCGATACATCACTGCGAACAAGGCCGATTACTATCGCCTGTTGCTGGGTGTGACGAGAGAGGGTGCCTGGGAGCCCTGGATCATGTATATGCTGCAAGCGGTCGAGGAAACATCAAAATGGACGACAGCAAAAATTTCTGCCATTCGCGATTTGGCAGAGGTCACTGTCGATTACGTCAAAGAACAACTGCCCAAGATCTATACGCGCGAATTGGTTGATGTTATTTTCGAACAGCCTTACTGCCGGATTGCGAATTTAGTCGATAAAAAGATTGCGCAACGCCAAGCTGCGTCTCGCTACTTGAAGGACCTGGTGACGATCGGCGTATTGCGAGAAATCGAAGTTGGCAAAGAGAAAATCTTTATCCATCCAAAACTCATGCGATTGCTCACCCAAGACAACAACATCATTGTTCCTTATATTGCTCGCCCGGCAAACTAG
- the mnmE gene encoding tRNA uridine-5-carboxymethylaminomethyl(34) synthesis GTPase MnmE — translation MSFDSSPIAAIATAPGRGGIGVVRISGKHLGPVIEAVCGVAESKLIPRHATYLPFKNADGSVIDQGLAIYFKAPHSYTGEDVLELQGHGGPVVLQMLLSRCLAAGAELGLRMAEPGEFTQRAFINDKLDLAQAEAVADLIEASTEAAAKSASESLSGAFSKVIHALVGQVTNLRMLVEATLDFPEEEIDFLEKSDARGQLATIRGTLDNVFSQAAQGALLRDGLNIVLAGQPNVGKSSLLNVLAGADVAIVTPIAGTTRDKVTETIQLEGIPLNIIDTAGIRDAEDANDEVERIGIERTWAAVAKADVILHMLDANHGPSLADEKIVARFPSNAPIIRIWNKIDQSGHKPAVDLMGDVTHIYLSATDYLGIDLLRAELLRIAGWQQTGESRYLARERHLIALKAARDHLEIADQHASLDNHVNDQSLDLFAEELRLAQDRLSSITGAFTPDDLLGVIFSRFCIGK, via the coding sequence ATGTCTTTCGATTCCTCTCCCATCGCCGCCATCGCCACCGCACCAGGACGCGGCGGCATCGGCGTAGTCCGCATCTCCGGCAAGCATCTCGGTCCCGTCATTGAAGCCGTTTGCGGCGTTGCGGAAAGCAAGCTGATCCCGCGCCACGCTACCTACCTGCCGTTCAAGAACGCCGACGGCAGCGTCATCGACCAGGGCCTGGCGATCTATTTCAAGGCGCCGCATTCCTACACCGGCGAAGACGTGCTGGAACTGCAGGGCCATGGCGGCCCGGTGGTGCTGCAGATGCTGCTCAGCCGCTGCTTGGCGGCCGGCGCGGAACTCGGCTTGCGCATGGCGGAGCCGGGTGAATTCACGCAGCGCGCCTTCATCAACGACAAGCTCGACCTGGCGCAGGCGGAAGCGGTGGCCGACCTGATTGAAGCTTCCACCGAGGCGGCGGCGAAGTCGGCTTCGGAATCCTTGTCCGGCGCGTTTTCCAAAGTGATCCACGCGCTGGTCGGACAGGTCACCAATCTGCGCATGCTGGTGGAAGCGACTTTGGATTTCCCGGAAGAAGAAATCGATTTCCTGGAAAAATCCGATGCGCGCGGCCAGTTGGCGACCATCCGCGGCACGCTGGACAATGTCTTCAGCCAGGCGGCGCAAGGCGCTTTGCTGCGCGACGGCTTAAACATCGTGCTGGCGGGGCAGCCGAACGTCGGCAAATCATCTTTGCTCAACGTACTGGCCGGCGCCGACGTCGCCATCGTTACGCCGATCGCCGGCACCACCCGCGATAAAGTAACCGAAACGATCCAGCTGGAAGGCATCCCGCTCAACATCATCGACACCGCCGGCATCCGCGACGCCGAAGACGCCAACGACGAAGTCGAACGGATCGGCATTGAACGCACCTGGGCCGCGGTGGCCAAGGCCGACGTCATCCTGCACATGCTGGACGCCAACCATGGGCCGTCGCTGGCGGATGAAAAAATCGTCGCCCGTTTTCCGAGCAACGCACCGATCATCCGCATCTGGAACAAGATCGACCAGTCCGGCCACAAACCCGCGGTCGACCTGATGGGCGACGTCACCCATATTTACCTGTCGGCCACCGACTACCTCGGCATCGATCTGCTGCGCGCAGAACTGCTGCGCATAGCCGGCTGGCAGCAAACCGGCGAATCGCGCTACCTGGCGCGCGAGCGGCACCTGATTGCACTGAAGGCGGCGCGCGACCATCTGGAGATTGCCGACCAGCACGCCTCGCTGGACAATCACGTCAACGATCAATCGCTGGATTTGTTTGCGGAAGAGTTGCGGCTGGCGCAGGATCGGCTGAGCAGCATCACCGGGGCGTTTACGCCGGATGATTTGCTGGGAGTGATTTTCTCGCGGTTTTGTATCGGCAAATAA
- a CDS encoding DUF6404 family protein, with protein MIAGLKGSNAMPYPQAVNQALDKLATTGIWRGNYAPPLYRLLWSAGCNVPPPHYAGFMRNFLFNGIWFACVWGAIMWFAVWPQSGISGLHALLLAVIAGAVFGLAMAFYYRHGARKYQLLP; from the coding sequence ATGATCGCAGGTCTTAAGGGGAGCAACGCAATGCCGTATCCGCAAGCAGTCAATCAAGCCTTGGATAAACTGGCCACCACAGGCATCTGGCGCGGCAACTACGCGCCACCCCTGTACCGTTTGCTATGGAGCGCCGGATGCAACGTACCGCCGCCGCACTATGCCGGCTTCATGCGCAATTTCCTCTTCAACGGCATATGGTTCGCCTGCGTATGGGGAGCCATCATGTGGTTTGCCGTCTGGCCTCAAAGCGGCATATCAGGCTTGCACGCGCTGTTGCTGGCGGTGATTGCCGGCGCAGTATTTGGATTGGCGATGGCATTTTACTATCGGCATGGAGCACGCAAATATCAGCTGCTGCCATGA